From one Brevibacterium sp. 'Marine' genomic stretch:
- a CDS encoding adenylosuccinate synthase, with translation MPAIVVVGAQWGDEGKGKTTDILGTSVDYVVKPNGGNNAGHTVVVGGEKYELKLLPAGILSPNVTPVIGNGVVVNLEALFEEIDALESRGADTSKLRISANAHLVAPYHQTLDKVTERFLGKRAIGTTGRGIGPAYMDKIGRLGIRVQDVFDESILRQKIEGSLRQKNELLVKVYNRRAVSVEEIVEYFEPFIERLRPYVAETELMLNEALDRGEVVVMEGGQATMLDVDHGTYPFVTSSNPTAGGSCVGTGIGPTRINRVVGIVKAYTTRVGAGPFPTELFDEMGEYLQKAGGEFGVNTGRPRRCGWYDAVIARYAARTNGFTDYVLTKLDVLTGIERIPVCVAYDVDGVRQDEMPVSQTEFHHAKPIFEYFDGWTEDITKARTFDDLPVNAQKYVLALEELSGCRMSVIGVGPDREQSIVRHDLLD, from the coding sequence ATGCCAGCAATCGTTGTCGTCGGCGCTCAGTGGGGCGACGAAGGTAAAGGTAAGACCACCGATATCCTCGGCACCAGCGTCGACTACGTGGTCAAGCCCAATGGTGGGAACAATGCCGGCCATACGGTTGTCGTCGGAGGAGAGAAGTACGAACTCAAGCTTCTGCCGGCGGGCATCCTCTCACCGAACGTCACCCCGGTCATCGGCAACGGCGTCGTCGTCAACCTCGAGGCGCTCTTCGAGGAAATCGACGCCCTCGAGTCGCGCGGCGCGGACACATCGAAGCTGCGGATCTCCGCGAACGCCCACCTCGTGGCTCCGTACCACCAGACGCTGGACAAGGTGACCGAACGGTTCCTCGGCAAGCGGGCCATCGGCACCACCGGCCGCGGCATCGGACCGGCCTATATGGACAAGATCGGGCGCTTGGGCATCCGCGTCCAGGACGTCTTCGACGAGTCCATCCTGCGCCAGAAGATCGAAGGATCGCTGCGGCAGAAGAACGAACTGCTCGTCAAGGTCTACAACCGCCGAGCGGTGTCGGTCGAAGAGATCGTCGAATACTTCGAACCTTTCATCGAACGTCTGCGCCCCTACGTCGCCGAGACCGAGCTCATGCTCAATGAGGCGCTCGACCGCGGTGAGGTCGTCGTCATGGAGGGCGGTCAGGCGACCATGCTCGACGTCGACCACGGCACTTACCCGTTCGTCACCTCGTCGAACCCGACAGCCGGCGGATCCTGCGTGGGCACAGGCATCGGCCCGACCCGCATCAACCGCGTCGTCGGCATCGTCAAGGCATACACCACCCGGGTGGGTGCCGGACCGTTCCCGACCGAGCTGTTCGATGAGATGGGCGAATACCTGCAGAAGGCCGGCGGAGAATTCGGTGTCAACACCGGTCGTCCGCGCCGCTGCGGCTGGTACGACGCGGTCATCGCCCGCTACGCCGCCCGCACCAACGGCTTCACCGACTATGTGCTGACCAAGCTCGACGTGCTCACCGGCATCGAGCGCATTCCTGTCTGTGTCGCCTACGACGTCGATGGAGTGCGCCAGGACGAGATGCCGGTGTCGCAGACCGAGTTCCACCATGCGAAGCCGATCTTCGAGTACTTCGACGGCTGGACCGAGGACATCACGAAGGCTCGCACCTTCGACGACCTGCCGGTCAACGCACAGAAGTACGTGCTCGCCCTCGAAGAGCTCTCGGGCTGCCGGATGTCGGTCATCGGCGTCGGCCCCGACCGCGAACAGTCGATCGTGCGTCACGACCTGCTGGACTGA
- a CDS encoding urea carboxylase-associated family protein — translation MAQSRLQEAAYQGPALEVDRDFYSQIGEDTQSREIIDEFTIPIRSGQAWDVPAGHVCRISTVDGPQVGDLNLWNRHDPRERFWAARTRQLQAAHVSTFDRLWSTLPFLRPMATIVGDTLSDYGTDPEGGRVHDTLGTRCDPYVSQMLSGVDFDYHCHSNLVRAILPYGLTEFDVHDVLNVFQCTGLNSNDEYFMKTCPARPGDHFEFFAEQDLLAALSTCPGGDLSAPMFGDGSSDPVENCHPLQVTVYRLPADLLGEWEEPSSPNYRGAHGLRPQPWA, via the coding sequence ATGGCTCAGAGCCGTCTGCAGGAAGCCGCCTATCAGGGCCCCGCGCTCGAGGTCGACAGAGACTTCTACTCACAGATCGGTGAAGACACCCAGTCCCGGGAAATCATCGACGAGTTCACCATCCCCATCCGCTCCGGACAGGCGTGGGACGTCCCCGCCGGCCACGTCTGCCGCATCTCCACCGTCGACGGCCCGCAGGTCGGCGACCTCAATCTGTGGAATCGGCACGATCCCAGGGAACGGTTCTGGGCAGCACGGACCCGACAGCTCCAGGCTGCACACGTGTCCACATTCGACCGCCTGTGGTCGACGCTGCCGTTTCTACGACCGATGGCCACCATCGTCGGAGACACACTGTCCGACTACGGCACGGACCCGGAGGGCGGCCGAGTGCACGACACCTTGGGCACCCGATGCGACCCTTATGTGTCGCAGATGCTGAGCGGCGTCGACTTCGACTACCACTGCCATTCGAACCTCGTCCGCGCGATCCTGCCCTACGGCCTCACCGAATTCGACGTCCACGATGTGCTCAACGTCTTCCAGTGCACGGGGCTGAACAGCAACGACGAATACTTCATGAAGACCTGCCCGGCACGCCCGGGCGACCACTTCGAGTTCTTCGCCGAGCAGGACCTGCTCGCGGCCCTGTCCACCTGCCCCGGCGGAGATCTGTCCGCACCGATGTTCGGTGACGGCTCGTCCGATCCGGTGGAGAACTGCCACCCACTGCAGGTCACGGTCTATCGGCTCCCCGCGGACCTCCTCGGCGAGTGGGAGGAGCCGAGCTCACCGAACTATCGGGGAGCCCACGGACTCCGACCCCAACCGTGGGCGTGA
- a CDS encoding helix-turn-helix transcriptional regulator yields MSASRTDDLIGRPHPSLRPFVGDYVGYDISGVPAGTHLGLPSGTLTFIVSIDEPLCQVGALTGSREHFDVLLAGLHLRSTLIAHPGAMSGIQINFSPSAPRAFFGIPAAEFAHHSVDLAGISRPLAVELHERVNLETEWSARFAAIDDVLTRTIDDANRPRTEVAAAWHRIADSHGGLPVSLVADHVGWSRRHLGSQFRSEYGIGLKDAARIVRFDRARRLIPEGRGSLAEIAVSCGYADQAHLNRDFQDFVGLSPSRWLAADDVARTRTGGTDSVGAASARG; encoded by the coding sequence ATGTCCGCGTCGCGCACTGACGACCTGATCGGCCGGCCTCACCCAAGTCTGCGGCCATTCGTGGGTGACTACGTCGGCTACGACATCTCCGGCGTCCCCGCGGGGACGCACCTCGGACTGCCATCGGGAACTCTGACTTTCATCGTCTCGATCGACGAACCACTGTGCCAGGTCGGTGCCCTCACCGGCAGCCGTGAGCATTTCGACGTGCTGCTCGCCGGCCTTCACCTGCGCTCGACGCTCATCGCCCACCCCGGTGCGATGTCGGGAATCCAGATCAATTTCAGCCCGTCGGCCCCACGGGCGTTCTTCGGAATCCCCGCCGCAGAATTCGCCCACCACAGCGTCGACCTTGCGGGGATCTCCCGGCCGCTGGCCGTGGAACTGCACGAGCGGGTCAACCTGGAGACCGAATGGTCCGCCCGCTTCGCCGCCATCGACGACGTGCTCACGCGCACGATCGATGACGCGAATCGCCCCCGCACCGAGGTGGCCGCCGCCTGGCATCGGATCGCCGACAGCCATGGCGGTCTGCCCGTCTCCCTCGTCGCTGATCACGTCGGATGGAGCAGGCGCCATCTGGGCAGCCAGTTCCGATCCGAATACGGGATCGGACTCAAGGACGCCGCCCGCATCGTCCGCTTCGATCGGGCGCGGAGGCTCATCCCCGAAGGCCGGGGCAGTTTGGCGGAGATCGCCGTGAGCTGCGGCTATGCCGATCAAGCGCACCTCAACCGGGACTTCCAGGATTTCGTCGGTCTCAGCCCCAGCCGGTGGCTGGCCGCCGATGACGTGGCCCGGACCCGGACTGGGGGAACAGATTCGGTGGGGGCCGCCTCGGCGAGGGGATGA
- a CDS encoding VOC family protein → MSENHANVWPTFRYRDAKAAIAFLQEALGFDVIAEYTNADYPDRVDHAELAWPEGGGVMLGSVRDDGGVMTKTGVASGSVYLASGNVRELHQRALAAGATEVMGLTEQDYGSLDFAIQDPEGVLWSVGSYRGAGT, encoded by the coding sequence ATGTCCGAGAACCATGCCAACGTCTGGCCCACCTTCCGCTACCGCGATGCCAAAGCCGCGATCGCCTTCCTGCAGGAGGCCCTCGGCTTCGACGTCATCGCCGAATACACGAACGCCGACTATCCGGATCGCGTCGATCATGCCGAACTCGCTTGGCCCGAGGGCGGGGGAGTGATGCTCGGGTCCGTCCGCGACGACGGCGGGGTCATGACCAAGACGGGAGTCGCCTCGGGGTCGGTGTATCTGGCCTCCGGCAACGTCCGTGAGCTCCACCAGCGTGCGCTCGCCGCCGGTGCCACCGAGGTCATGGGACTGACCGAGCAGGACTACGGATCGCTCGACTTCGCCATCCAGGACCCCGAGGGTGTGCTGTGGTCGGTCGGCAGCTACCGCGGAGCCGGCACGTGA
- a CDS encoding GAF domain-containing protein: MLQPDLAHLARDLTRIHDAVITGASPPVQPRALVRRSWDRMLRLGLDPDGANARIVADEAELETRRRTSRLRLVVEEMRSVLLRAPDAAPFILVVTDADGVILWRDGAASARRQADELGFVEGAHWSEVKVGTNAIGTALTEEAPVQLFSAEHFEASQHPWYCSAVPVHDPHDGTLLGVVDISGPAMTLHPAVQSLVTTAVRLAEARLMIAQQEALNTLRDRMSAMLAGTSGPALVVDEAGWVAYQQGVRSRDRIEAPAADRSILIPGAGLCLPEKITGGWLLRPTGDRRASVTLRMRQDPPVLDIHSGTDPLVVPLTPRRAQILAAVTSAGVAGISAADLSQRLYGDGDHVVTVRAEVSRLRRSVGALLATRPYRWAEGVDARVE; the protein is encoded by the coding sequence CGATGCCGTGATCACCGGGGCCTCGCCGCCGGTGCAACCGCGCGCGCTGGTCAGGCGTTCGTGGGATCGGATGCTGCGCTTGGGGCTGGACCCGGATGGTGCGAATGCGCGGATCGTCGCCGATGAGGCCGAGCTGGAGACTCGGCGGCGCACGTCGCGGCTGCGACTGGTCGTCGAGGAGATGCGCTCAGTGCTGCTGCGGGCTCCGGACGCGGCTCCGTTCATCCTCGTCGTCACCGATGCCGACGGCGTCATTCTGTGGCGAGACGGTGCGGCATCGGCCAGACGGCAAGCCGATGAGCTCGGATTCGTCGAAGGAGCGCATTGGTCCGAAGTCAAGGTCGGCACGAATGCCATCGGCACGGCGTTGACCGAGGAGGCACCCGTCCAGCTCTTCTCCGCCGAGCACTTCGAAGCCTCGCAGCATCCCTGGTACTGCAGCGCCGTGCCCGTCCACGACCCGCACGATGGGACCCTCTTGGGAGTCGTCGACATCAGCGGCCCGGCGATGACCCTCCACCCGGCCGTGCAGTCCTTGGTGACGACGGCGGTGCGCTTGGCCGAGGCCAGACTGATGATCGCGCAGCAGGAAGCGCTGAACACCTTGCGCGATCGGATGTCGGCGATGCTCGCCGGCACGTCCGGCCCGGCCCTCGTCGTCGACGAGGCCGGATGGGTGGCCTACCAGCAGGGAGTGCGCAGCCGCGACCGCATCGAGGCCCCCGCTGCCGACCGCTCGATCCTCATTCCCGGTGCTGGTCTGTGCCTGCCGGAGAAGATCACCGGCGGGTGGCTGCTGCGGCCCACCGGCGACCGTCGAGCCTCGGTGACTCTGCGGATGAGACAGGACCCACCCGTGCTCGACATCCATTCCGGTACCGACCCCCTCGTCGTTCCGCTCACGCCGCGGAGGGCGCAGATTCTGGCGGCGGTCACCTCGGCGGGTGTTGCAGGGATCAGTGCCGCCGATCTCAGCCAGCGCCTCTACGGGGACGGCGACCATGTGGTCACCGTCCGCGCTGAGGTCTCGCGTCTGCGCCGATCCGTCGGTGCGCTGCTCGCCACCCGCCCCTACCGGTGGGCCGAGGGCGTCGACGCACGGGTGGAGTGA